CAAGACctacataatttattttaattcaacatGAAACGACTCAcataagggcatccacagtgcTTCCCCGAAAATCAGCCCCATTTCACGGGACGGGGTCGATGAGAAGTTGAGTGATGAGCTTTTGCATTTCAGGACCTACATGTGTGAACCAATCGCCCTTGCTGTAAATAACTTCAATCACACGGGCGAAATTGAGAATACGGAAAAGTGGAGGGGTCGGAATTTTAGTTGGTTTGAGAAAGGCCTCGTTTATGAGCTTCCACGCTGTCTCAATCCGTTTCAGCAATTCATCAACTGCTTCTTCCTTTGATTTGTTATGCTCCTCTGTGTAGCACTCCACCATAGATGGTATGTGCTCTCTTTTCCTCTCaaactgaaaaaaaatatattatatactaaattaaataaaagagtaGATAGTTAGAATAATTACCTCATGTCCCGCAATATCATCAGTCAGCCTGCCAATGATTAAGGCAGATTTCACAACATCTGGCTCAGATAGCACGAAATCGAATGCTTCTTTTGTCACACAATCTCCCATTCCAAGAAATGAGCAAATTATTAGTGAAGTATAACCCGAGCTAGCCGTTGCAACATGCATGTACTCCTCGCTCTTCGGTTTGTACTTTTCTTCCCTCCATTTAATCTCAGTAAAATAGGCTCGAGCCATCACTTTCATCTGCCCGTGCCCACAAAATAACATTTTGTAATTATAAGATAAGATCTACCAATATTATGAATTTGAATTCCACCAACAAAATGTCAAAGGGGAGTTATGTTTTAGTAATTACTGCTTCAATTCCATAGCCAAGGCGATACAAAGTTCCCTCTTTGGTCATATATTCCTCAATATCTTCAAAGGCTTCCAATAGCGCCTTGTAAAAACCTCTCATATATTCCGGAAGTTTGTCCAAACACAACATGCTCCACCTGTAAGCATAAGATCGACTAGCATTATGAATTTGAAGTCCATTGTCAAGTATGTTTCGCTTAGAGCATCGGTAAGGGTAGGGATATTTGGGTCGGGCCGCAACATTAGGGGTCCAGTCCGATCCGGGACTAGGccttatagtgtgtgtagtaggAGATGTAGCACCAAATGATGTAGGTGATCTCTCGCTTGGTATTTCGCATAATTTCTAATTTAAGAATCTAACCTTTCAATTGCTACCATGAAGAGCTCCAATTCTTCAAAAGTAGCATATGCGTCAAATGTATCATCAAACAGCGATGCTATTGCAGTCATTTTGGTTGTAATCTGTCTAGCCTTAGCATATTTTGGTTCGAAATAGACTCCCATTATCCAAAAATAGCACTCCACCATTCGATCTCTCGCGTATAATAACTTTGTCGGAACCTCCAATTCTTTCCACCACCTACCCACAAATCAACAATATAATCTCTAACATAAGTAAAATCACAAGACCTAACTAAGTAGTAACTTACATTTTAAAACTCATATGAAGCTCACTCAGCTTACCTATAAAGCTCACTCAGCTCCTCTTTGTGCATAGCCTGAAGCAAGTTGAAATCCAACTTTGCAAGCTTGAGCAATTTTGGATGATGAGAGTCAAATTGGGCGTAGATGGAGAGGTAGTGCCTGGCCTCGACACGTGGCAATCCTCTGCGTTTCGAGTATTGGTGCAGCGCGTGGTCCACTAGTTCAGCGACGGGAGGATTGGTCAGAAGCGGGAGAGAAGATTCTAGAAGCTTCCTACTCGAAACGTAGCCTTCATCAAGAATGTCTTCGCCGTTGACTCTCAGATGCGTCGCCTCGAAAAATTCTAGGATTCCCATAATACCCTCCGCTGTGTGGGGAGCATTCGAACTGTCTTTCACGACATCCTTAAATTTCTCGAACAAACCttgtcaaaataaaataatttaaattaagagaaattgcattaaaaaattaatactctatGCATCTCTATGATGCATTTTTTGGTCGCAAAATTAAgcaattatattaaataaaaataaaataaaatataagagagaataaagaagagagataaaaaaaagtaaagtaacagtgattattgaatattttgtttttaaattgaaataattcatcttattttGAAAATCCCacagaaaaatatatataactcATATGTTTAAAATACATGCTACTATATCATTTCTTTTTCACTACTCCATATGCCTTACTCTAAATGAAGTatatcatatttagtactccctccgtcccgcactactcgcacgtatttcctttttgggcgtcccaagttacttgcactctttccatttttagtaaaaaatttcacctatagccgtcatttttgactttcctatacactcattccttaatctccgtgccgaaaaggaaatgagcgagtagctcgggacggagggagtatgagatATTATGCATTTTTGTTTGGTAAGTTGagatgagaaaaaataaaataagagagaataaagtagagattgtgatattttaattttaggaaaTCCGTCATTTAGAATGGACATCCAAAAACGAAAAATGTATCACTGAGACTGAGGgagtaaattttataaatagactacaaacacaaattcttaTAACTTTaatatactccttctgtcctaaaaatacataattttagGGGCGGTATGAGTTTGATATACAATAAGTAAAGTACGAGTCTGATGGAAAACAAAAGTTAATAAAGTATAATTTGTGAAAAATATGgtccaccttattagagagaaaaagttataataaaataaaagtaaactaTTTTCATGGGATGTACCAAAATAGAAAGAGTGTTCATTTTGATGAAAGAATGAGGTATAAAAATAGTTACTATGAATTGAAATAGGCCTTTTTTTTTATCGTAGATCGTCTCATTTCACAAAGTTTTAGTTTGTACCATTATCAAATActtattaaatgtctcattttattCACCTTTTTATAAATGTCTCATTcactaatatattttataacaaaaatatttttacatattctatttatttttattatacacTTTTCTTTATGTTTCTTAAAATTGTGCTGAGTCAAAGTCGGGTACAAATGTAGAAAGGTAGGAGTATAACAATATAAAACGTTGGTCCGATGATTGTTGGGTCAAGCTTGGGAGCTTTGCTTATTATCTTGTGAATCGTTGTGCAATAGCTGAAGTTTGAAATAACAATAGTAGAACTAGAATTCTCAAGATACTAAACTCAAAATTAAgataataaatgataaaatgggaAAATTAATTACTTACTGCATGATATTCTGTAACCATGTTGTCTCAGAAGGCGAAAACCAAGAGCATTGGTGTATAAATCATCTTTGTCTTTGCAAAACTCTTCAAAAATTTGGGACAAATTTTGCAGTGCTTGATCGATCTCCTCTTCAAAGTGATACTCAATGcctgatgaatcggcgaatttttgatgtagtgaatgctggaaaacacagatcacgacacggtgaatttacgtggttcgatttactgaggtaaatctacgtccacgggaagaaaagagggcagagttgtattgcttgatctgttttctacagcttacaatacagacttgctattttgtattttatctctagagatcgagagaatgttAGAACCTAAcgtatctatctgatctaggttctatttatacattgaacctagatcgtggcatgcagccatttactaggtagtggatgtcgtggagatcgtggcgatcttgcatgggtccactatcctgcatgagttaatgactgcttgacaccactaaatagatcgtgggtgtagtggaggtggaaatcctgcatgagtccactatttcctagttcggtcgaatactgagaccgaactgctgaattattgccgagcagcttttgccgatctgagagtagagcttgatgccgacctgagagcagagtttgattggttggcttttaccgagctgtaggctggggccgaactctgtggttgtgccgaactgaactctttagtcatgccggaccgatactctttagtcatgccgaactgatactctttcttgggctttaggctgatgggctttactgctgttgggcttgtttagtacgtactccatcactaccccccccgaaaagtgaagtgaatcacttcggcattctggataaaggtacggggtgagttgatgtttgtcctcggtctgatgaagtgaactcttctttgaccggacttggtttgtgtcctaatttggcgagttttatctctcggatcgaactttccgttgtcctaatttggggatcggactttcccttgtcctaattcggcgagttttatcgcgtggatcggactttcccttgtcctaatt
This DNA window, taken from Salvia splendens isolate huo1 chromosome 18, SspV2, whole genome shotgun sequence, encodes the following:
- the LOC121775718 gene encoding bifunctional sesquiterpene synthase 1-like yields the protein MEHKNHTASITTSSRPLAIYHPNVWGDRFLVYTPQPFKAGEKELIGKLKEEVKGELKKASNDAVGLLKLVDAIQRLGIEYHFEEEIDQALQNLSQIFEEFCKDKDDLYTNALGFRLLRQHGYRISCSLFEKFKDVVKDSSNAPHTAEGIMGILEFFEATHLRVNGEDILDEGYVSSRKLLESSLPLLTNPPVAELVDHALHQYSKRRGLPRVEARHYLSIYAQFDSHHPKLLKLAKLDFNLLQAMHKEELSELYRWWKELEVPTKLLYARDRMVECYFWIMGVYFEPKYAKARQITTKMTAIASLFDDTFDAYATFEELELFMVAIERWSMLCLDKLPEYMRGFYKALLEAFEDIEEYMTKEGTLYRLGYGIEAMKVMARAYFTEIKWREEKYKPKSEEYMHVATASSGYTSLIICSFLGMGDCVTKEAFDFVLSEPDVVKSALIIGRLTDDIAGHEFERKREHIPSMVECYTEEHNKSKEEAVDELLKRIETAWKLINEAFLKPTKIPTPPLFRILNFARVIEVIYSKGDWFTHVGPEMQKLITQLLIDPVP